DNA sequence from the Bacteroidales bacterium genome:
ATGGATGGCTTAGCGAGTTATTACTGCAATTAATAAATGATTAAATTAATCAATCATCAATCATTTAATATCCTTATAATCAGGTATTTCTTTTAAAAATTTATATGAATTTGTTTTATAATCAATTATACAACAATAGTGATTTAATCCATTTGTAACTATCAGGTAGTTTACTTTTAAGGGTATATTGTATCTTGCAACCTGATCAAAAACTTTTTGATTGATTTTTATAATAGCTGCTTTGCATTCAACTATTACAATGGCTTTGCCATTATTATCAAAAAGTACAATATCACTTCTTTGTTTTTGTTTATTTATATTCAAATTCATTTCAACAGAAATAAGGCTGGCAGGGAATTTTTTTTCATTAATTAAATATTGTATAAAATTTTGCCTTACCCATTCTTCAGGAGTTAATAGTATATATTTTTTCCT
Encoded proteins:
- a CDS encoding type I restriction enzyme HsdR N-terminal domain-containing protein; translated protein: MEKLNLPTYFFKIKSINQKKYIFDTIRKKYILLTPEEWVRQNFIQYLINEKKFPASLISVEMNLNINKQKQRSDIVLFDNNGKAIVIVECKAAIIKINQKVFDQVARYNIPLKVNYLIVTNGLNHYCCIIDYKTNSYKFLKEIPDYKDIK